In Ruminiclostridium papyrosolvens DSM 2782, the following proteins share a genomic window:
- a CDS encoding GDSL-type esterase/lipase family protein, whose translation MYSLRKRLLSLVMVVSICLCVSSVSSANQDNQTTSQAVTAAAAALIGDLNGDGAIDALDYSLMKQFLIGTVTDLPVQDDLYAADLDGDAKITALDLSLLKQYILGLITKFPKNPPSNITTVIMPLGDSITDGITVPGAYRIKLWSNITNAGQKVDFVGSMSNGPSQLGDKNHEGHSGWRIDQIDSNINGWMTTYKPKIVLLHIGTNDISQKYDLNNAPNRLSSLIDKICAKLPSDGKLYVAKVIPISYADVRNYNNQVAQVVQNKASQGKPVFVVDMYSAVTTSDLADGVHCNQNGYNKMADVWYNAIKNDLGK comes from the coding sequence TTCAGTTTCTAGTGCTAATCAGGATAACCAAACCACTTCACAAGCCGTAACTGCAGCGGCAGCAGCACTTATCGGTGATCTGAACGGAGATGGTGCGATTGATGCACTTGATTATTCTCTAATGAAGCAATTCTTAATTGGTACCGTTACAGACCTACCTGTTCAGGATGATTTATATGCTGCTGACCTTGATGGTGATGCAAAAATAACAGCATTGGATTTATCCTTATTAAAGCAATATATTTTAGGACTCATTACAAAGTTTCCTAAAAATCCGCCTTCAAACATTACTACTGTTATAATGCCTTTGGGAGATTCAATAACTGACGGTATAACTGTACCGGGAGCTTACAGAATAAAGCTATGGAGTAATATAACAAATGCCGGACAAAAAGTTGATTTTGTAGGCTCTATGTCAAACGGTCCCAGCCAACTTGGTGATAAGAACCATGAAGGCCACTCCGGTTGGCGTATTGATCAGATTGATTCTAACATCAATGGATGGATGACTACATATAAACCCAAAATTGTTTTATTACACATAGGTACAAATGATATCTCACAAAAATATGATTTGAATAATGCACCTAACAGGTTAAGTTCGTTAATTGACAAGATATGTGCTAAATTACCAAGTGATGGCAAGCTCTATGTTGCTAAAGTTATTCCTATAAGCTATGCAGATGTCAGGAACTATAACAATCAAGTGGCTCAAGTTGTCCAAAACAAGGCTAGTCAAGGAAAGCCGGTGTTTGTTGTTGATATGTACAGTGCAGTTACTACATCCGATTTAGCTGATGGAGTTCATTGTAACCAAAATGGCTATAACAAGATGGCGGATGTTTGGTATA